In Gimesia benthica, a single window of DNA contains:
- a CDS encoding PfkB family carbohydrate kinase, producing the protein MSYHLINTIQKLGHPKILVLGDLILDRYTWGDAERISQEAPVILLREDTQEVRLGGAANVANMLIGLEAEVTMAGVTGTDLDGVVIREALEKRGVDCSAIIADASRPTTVKQRFIGRAQQRHPHQILRVDREVNTPLDATASEQLLNVILPLIPEQQAILVSDYAKGVCTPDVLACVIQAARKANVPVIADPCPGRDYQIYSGATAITPNRLETSRAVEFEIENESDAFRAGKLLCEQLNLDFVFVTLDSDGIALTQADGATELLPTRKREVYDITGAGDMVLATIGVGSAAGIAPADLARLANVAGGLEVEQIGVVTISREEMLADLLMGARATSEKVLSLEELKRHVSARQKLGQKVVLTNGCFDVMHVGHVSYLEQAAAEGDCLIVALNSDTSVRSLNKAPDRPIFGQEHRALMLAALEGIDYVVIFDESTPCELINELKPDLLVKGGTYSKEEIVGWELVEAYGGEVKALGITPGISTTQILGIIRGEAAGQPDILPLHQPIEPPKRKAG; encoded by the coding sequence ATGTCATATCATTTAATCAATACAATTCAAAAATTGGGTCATCCGAAAATCCTCGTCTTGGGAGACCTGATTCTGGACCGCTATACCTGGGGAGATGCCGAACGGATCAGCCAGGAAGCACCGGTGATTCTATTGCGGGAAGATACCCAGGAAGTCCGCCTGGGCGGAGCCGCCAACGTAGCCAACATGTTGATCGGTCTGGAAGCGGAAGTAACCATGGCCGGGGTGACAGGCACCGATCTGGATGGCGTTGTGATCCGGGAAGCCCTCGAAAAGCGGGGCGTTGACTGCTCGGCCATCATCGCTGATGCGAGTCGACCCACAACGGTTAAGCAGCGGTTCATCGGACGGGCGCAGCAGCGTCATCCGCACCAGATTCTACGTGTCGATCGGGAAGTGAATACGCCCCTGGATGCGACCGCTTCCGAACAGTTACTCAACGTAATCCTGCCTTTAATTCCCGAACAACAGGCGATCCTGGTCAGCGATTATGCCAAAGGTGTTTGTACTCCGGACGTGCTGGCTTGTGTGATTCAGGCAGCCCGCAAGGCAAATGTGCCCGTGATTGCAGATCCCTGTCCGGGCCGCGATTATCAGATCTACTCGGGTGCCACAGCGATCACACCGAACCGACTCGAAACATCCCGGGCGGTCGAATTTGAAATTGAAAACGAATCCGATGCCTTTCGTGCAGGCAAACTGCTGTGCGAACAGTTGAACCTGGACTTTGTCTTTGTGACGCTCGACAGTGATGGCATCGCTTTAACACAAGCCGATGGTGCAACAGAACTGCTGCCGACCCGCAAACGGGAAGTTTATGACATCACCGGTGCCGGAGATATGGTGCTGGCGACAATCGGTGTCGGCAGTGCCGCTGGAATTGCCCCCGCGGACCTTGCCCGCCTGGCGAATGTGGCCGGCGGTCTGGAAGTCGAACAGATTGGCGTCGTCACGATCAGTCGCGAAGAAATGCTGGCCGACCTGCTCATGGGGGCTCGCGCGACAAGTGAAAAAGTACTCTCGCTGGAAGAGCTCAAACGGCACGTTTCGGCCCGGCAGAAACTGGGACAGAAAGTCGTCCTGACCAACGGCTGTTTCGATGTCATGCACGTGGGGCACGTTTCCTACTTGGAACAGGCGGCCGCCGAAGGGGACTGCCTGATCGTCGCACTCAACAGTGATACAAGCGTACGCTCTCTGAATAAGGCACCGGATCGACCGATCTTCGGACAGGAACATCGTGCATTGATGCTGGCGGCCCTGGAAGGGATCGACTATGTCGTCATCTTCGATGAGTCGACGCCCTGCGAACTGATCAATGAACTCAAACCCGATTTACTCGTCAAAGGTGGCACTTACTCGAAAGAGGAAATTGTCGGCTGGGAACTGGTCGAAGCCTACGGCGGGGAAGTCAAAGCACTGGGAATTACCCCGGGCATTTCCACCACACAGATTCTGGGCATTATCCGCGGTGAAGCCGCCGGGCAGCCCGATATCCTGCCTCTCCATCAACCTATCGAGCCTCCGAAACGAAAAGCCGGATGA